From Drosophila nasuta strain 15112-1781.00 chromosome X, ASM2355853v1, whole genome shotgun sequence, one genomic window encodes:
- the LOC132797339 gene encoding histone H4 transcription factor, which translates to MMRQPSAKRKKPAEMQLPCGWRDCQVICNGEWLLNSHIALHLEQRWAEEAETECEDEPEECVCAWNDCNFSCTDREEFERHNYYHGYYLHLLLQGKKECERHPEIPACYAPARQGDKLPELKQNYHCGWSDCNRVFVSIVEFQDHIVQHASFEYEIQKSPDDERPKTQCNWNLCNKQLENKYRLIEHISTHSNKKHVACFHCGELFRTKTTLFDHLRRQPDNNTQKFQCAQCFKFFATEKLLRGHAVRHVNCYKCTMCDMTCSSASSLTMHIRYRHLKDKPFKCSECETRCVRESDLAKHVQIVHAKMVHQCDQPGCQYSVRTYTQMRRHYLEVHGNNPIFYGCHCCERFFKSGKSLSVHLIKKHNFRLPSGHKRFTYRLDENGFYRLETTRIESLEVTQQILSPHIKNQTELHKLPEAGSCFEIVNPISTEYERIIVSNDANEAHLVGEVTISLPSLLDDDENTADNNVADSVAVAVDALNDNHHP; encoded by the exons ATGATGAGGCAACCATCGGCCAAGAGGAAAAAGCCCGCGGAAATGCAGCTGCCCTGCGGCTGGCGCGATTGTCAGGTGATTTGCAATGGCGAATGGCTGCTCAATAGCCACATTGCGCTCCACCTGGAGCAGCGATGGGCGGAGGAGGCGGAGACAGAGTGCGAGGATGAGCCGGaggagtgtgtgtgcgcatgGAACGATTGCAACTTTAGCTGCACGGATCGCGAGGAGTTCGAGCGTCACAACTATTATCATGGCTACTATTTGCATCTGCTGCTCCAGGGCAAAAAGGAATGCGAACGACATCCCGAGATACCCGCTTGCTATGCGCCAGCACGCCAGGGCGACAAGTTGCCCGAGTTGAAGCAGAATTACCACTGCGGCTGGAGCGATTGCAATCGTGTGTTTGTCTCGATTGTCGAGTTCCAGGATCACATTGTGCAGCACGCGTCCTTCGAGTACGAGATACAAAAGTCACCGGACGACGAGCGACCCAAGACACAGTGCAACTGGAATCTTTGTAACAAGCAGCTGGAGAACAAATATCGCCTCATCGAACACATCAGCACGCATTCGAACAAGAAGCACGTCGCCTGCTTCCATTGCGGCGAACTCTTTCGCACCAAGACGACGCTCTTCGATCACCTGCGTCGCCAGCCGGACAACAATA CTCAGAAGTTCCAGTGTGCACAGTGCTTCAAGTTCTTTGCAACGGAGAAACTGTTGCGTGGCCACGCGGTGCGCCATGTGAATTGCTACAAGTGCACCATGTGCGACATGACCTGCAGCTCGGCCAGCTCGCTGACGATGCACATACGATACAGGCATCTGAAGGACAAACCCTTCAAGTGCAGCGAATGCGAGACGCGCTGCGTTCGGGAATCGGATCTCGCCAAGCACGTGCAGATTGTGCACGCCAAGATGGTGCATCAATGCGATCAGCCTGGCTGTCAATACTCGGTGCGCACCTACACTCAAATGCGCCGC CACTATCTGGAGGTGCATGGCAACAATCCGATCTTCTATGGCTGTCATTGCTGTGAACGCTTCTTCAAGAGCGGCAAATCGCTCTCGGTGCATCTGATCAAGAAGCATAACTTTCGCTTGCCGTCGGGACACAAACGATTTACGTATCGGCTCGATGAGAATGGATTCTATCGGCTGGAGACAACGCGCATCGAGAGCTTGGAGGTGACACAACAGATCCTCTCGCCGCATATCAAAAATCAGACTGAATTGCACAAACTGCCCGAGGCGGGCAGTTGCTTTGAGATTGTCAATCCGATTAGCACCGAATATGAGCGCATCATTGTCTCGAATGATGCCAACGAGGCGCACTTGGTCGGAGAGGTGACCATCTCGTTGCCCAGCCTGCTTGACGATGACGAAAACACGGCTGATAACAACGTTGCCGACTCCGTTGCCGTCGCTGTCGATGCACTCAACGACAATCATCATCCCTAA